A window of Cyprinus carpio isolate SPL01 chromosome A6, ASM1834038v1, whole genome shotgun sequence genomic DNA:
AAAGTgtagcatttatatttaatttgaataattatcttgaatatttatttaaacatttacacaacagcaaaacaaaaacatgaaaagaattaacatgaaaataactaaaattagtCATTGCTCGGTGATGCAAGTTCTTTTGCTGAAATTTGGATGAAATGGATTAAAGGATGCAAAGTatgtgctctaccactgagctatatcTCCAATTGAAggtttcaatttttttcttcttgtgtaGTTACAAGTGCTTTTAACTCAAGATAAATAATAGATTTCTTCCAACATGTTTATGCATGCACACAAGGTTCAAAGGTCTAAAAAAAGGGTACAGATTTTACTTAAAGATTCATCATTGATTGGAGATGCTgtggattgaacccaggacctcatacataaAAATCacatgctctaccactgagctacatcccaattataaacttttttttgcttttgaaggTTTACAGATGCTATTAAAAACAGACTTGTGAACTCCccatgacagaatttaaattattttcccataaatttgtatgaaacaaattgAAGCATGCACCCCACCACTGAGCTACAACCCCAGTTAAAGAGCCACATTTCCTCTTGTGTAGTTACAAGTGCTTTTACTCAAGATAACTTTTAAGTAGTAGATTTCTGCCAACATGTTAATGCATGCAAATGAGGTTAAAAAGTCTAAAACAggaaacatttttacagttacaTGCTAAACTGTTGTTGTTAGCTCAGTTATATGCATGTACCTTGTAAACTTTTTGCATGAGTAATAATAGATTAGATCATTGATAAGTtgtcaacatatatatatatatatatatatatatatatatatatatttatatatatatatatatatatgtatatatatatatatatatatatatatatatattagttttcatGAGCACTGTTAATGATACATAAAAAGTAGTCATCCCATGCAGGCATAAAATGATACAATGAAAAATGTAAGAATTGTACACGAGAGCGTGCTTTGCAACAATCACTGGAGACTCTGTGGCAGGAAGCAGTGCTGCGGGAGCTGATATGTGACCAGGAAACTGGCAGGAATCAAACAGCAAGCACGCAGAAACAGGAAGAACTGCTGGTCTCCTGTCTGTTGAGTGTTTGCTCAGTCCACCACCCGGTTCAATGAGACACACTAGAAAACAGCTAGAGTAATGACCACTTGCCTCTGAACCAGCATGCACTGGGTCTGAACCAGAACTCACAAATTTATTTAAGTTCCTGCTGGTACAGTGGTGAGCATGCAGACCTAAACACTTCTGCACAATGGTTCTTAATGACTTCCCAAAGGCTGCTAAAATTTCAGAATCAATCATGTGAGTCCTAatgatgattttaataatgaatgaacTGTACTGATGCCTGCTGCCATCAGTTTTATGTTTGAATGTAAGTTTGACACAGGTATTTCAGAACTGCACAAAGTAAAAATCACAGTGGTGGTATGCATAACTTAGAACGTCCCCTGTTGTCCAGCATGCAGTTTCATTCCCAGAAATGGTTATTGCAAGGAACTTTCACTGACAATAGAAGCGTTGTTGGATTACTTACACTTGTATTTAAGTTGGAAGattttgaaacacatttttctgtCTAAGAGAAACAGTTCCCTCCCATATCTTATTATTTGCTGAACCCCCTATAATGTTTTCAAATTGATATGGTCTTTCATACACAGAGATTCATGGCCACTGTATTTTacaataaatcattcattttgtaagtgtttttgggCAAGATACtcaaaaaatatagttaaaaacaaACTACCATCCTACATACTACTACAAACTTTTTTCATGTGTCATATCTTAATAACAGTAAgctgttattttttcagtgtgtacCAAGGAACAATTGTCTGTGTAGTTTAGAAGAACTTACTAAATGATTCAGTTGAGTCAATGAGTCATTTATGCTGGAACCGCAGGGATCGATTCAAGTACAAACTGATAATAGCTTGTGACTTTAAATAAGTCTGACTGGTTCGATTGAGTCATTGGAAAGAGTTGTTCAAAAGAGTCATTCATTTCCAAATCAGATATCGTTTTGTCTTGTTGAGtcaaaaaatgtaacattgtagTGGTTCACAACTGTACTctgcaacaataacaaaaatatctttgctactgaaaagctatattatttaaaactattataaaaataatagtgACGACTCATTACTGAAACATAGATAACTAGCGTTGCTAATTTAATGGTAGTGTTGATATTGCCCAGCCCagcactgtttaaaaataaaacattacgcTTTATGCCTTAAGACGAGGCCACACTTGCAGCATTTCTGTGAAATTACGTGGGCAAAAAAAGAAGTGGTCTTGTGTGTACTCAAACACTGAGTGAGGCCAAGCAAAACACTCTGGTGATAAAATCACAATTTACGTACCACTAAGacaaaatacttttcttttgcaGAGAACTTGATTTTCAGCTCCCATTACCAAAGGAAATGAGTGTTTTGCAGATGCCAAAAGGGAGTGTGAGACCACCGAAGTGATCGGATGCACAGGCTTTCCCAGCTAAACAATCCATCTGGGACATGAGGTGCCTGGGTCATATATCAAAAATATTGGGGCAGATTTGTTGCATATTATAGAGGTTAATATACGTGGAAAGAGGAGagaaacaaatgctttttatccaaagtgacttacactgCACTCAGGgtatacatttaatcagttcatgTATTCCCTAGATATTGACCATTTGACCTTGGTGTTGCAAGCattatgctctactgtttgagatACAATGTATAATAAATGCAGTTGTTATAGACAAATatattctgtgtgtttgtggtgagAGAGAAAGCTTGTTAGTgataatggaaaaaagaaaagaaaaaagggaaaaaagggtGTTACATGCCAGATGCTCTCATGCAAACTACAATAACAGCAGTTTAAGTGCCAAATACAGACACCTTGACCATTTATGTCTCCTTTAAGACAAACTGTCCATTGTTGTGGAGCTCAGGTTGTTTTTTCCTGTTAAAGAGAGTGAAGCCATCACAGCTGTAATCATACTGTGCTATGATTCTCTATTTGTCCTTtcctccttttcctttttttttgcactcataCCAAGTCCTTGTCTGAGGTCAGCAGTGAGTGAATGTACTAATTCATGTAGATTATAGATTATGTAGATCAGagctaataaatataataatatatataatataatttgtataaatgtttttttttaagtgtttgttgaaatattttaatttcttatcatCTGATTGCTTCATATTATTTCAGCAATAAAAGTTGAATTGCCTGAATAGCctattaaaaaatttcaaaatatagttaaaatgtaattaaaatataaatattataattatttagattataaatattaaaatctaagatatagtttaaaaaaataaaaaaaataaaaaaatgatatatgtgTTAAAATGTATAGATTGCATGTGTGTTAAGATATATTGAGCCATCAGTTCAAATGTCAACTGCAAGGTGAGAGAGAAGTATAGCTCCATTTGACAACTTGATATAAGAATGTCAAGCTACAGGCACACCTCCAGCATTCTTTGCACAACCTACCTGTCATTTCCTTAATCTTGGAAATGGCTAACAAAACATTAACTtctccatgttaaaatgtgaCGTCTAAGGAGAAAAACCATCAGTTTAGACATattctgaataaacagaagatccAAATCTCAGGTAAGTTGCCTCATAACATTTATTTCACCGTATTCTGATGCAAACATTCAcctctatatatgtatatgtttgtgaAATACCTTTTTATAATGACTAAAGCAATGCAGAGCCCAACATGTGATCTCTTTGGCACATGTGAGCAGGAGGACAATATCATAATACATTGTTCTAGGTTGCTAGCTTAATGTTTAATGATCACACATTTCCACCTGTCATTCTGTTGTCAACCATAACAAACCAACTGCCAGGGAAGGTAAATTAGACTATTATGGGAATCAGTATAGTTAACCACACCTAGGCTACTTGCTAAACTGACGGATAAGACTTAACAATATTGTCTAACGTATCACAGGAACATTTGAAAAGGTAGGCCTAACCCAAGTCCTACtatattcttattttgtgaactgcactaatactaaaaaaaaatatgttaaggATAAACATAAACATAGAAGCTTCTTTCTAACTTTTCAGGAACTTCATGTATAGTAGGTAACAATTTAAATTTGATCCATAATTGATAAATCAAAAGCTGTGTTGAACAGTATAGTTCTGAGTTTCTTTTATATGCGAAAACAACAATGCAAAGTCCTTAGTGCCAAAGTAATCAGTAACATACAACCAAGGAGTAAATAGGGGCAggtgtgtatatactgtagtgTATAGCTACTTGATTTTAAGGAGGTCAAGTGAAAGACTCCTGTCTGTGCTGTATTTCCGCAGTATGTTCGGACCCACACAGCAAGGTCTGGGAAAGCATCTAGGGGCTGTTAAAGGTGAAGTCAGGATCCTATCAGTTCCTACCACACCTTTTCTGAAGCTATCTTTCTCACATTTATAATCATACGCACATGCAGACACTTGGCTGACTCTCAGATCCTGCAGGTATGCTGTTACGGGGGCGTCCTGAGACAGGAAGAGATAAAAGCAGCTCCTGAGGAGTGTTTACAGCCTGAAATGAATAGTGGGAGAGGGAGGGAATGAGAGGAAGGGCCCCTATAAAAAAGATTTGACCCTTAAATCAGGCCCCTGTGGAAGCCACAAGGAGATAAGTAGGAAATACTAAAGatggaacaaacaaacaaacattctctGTTTCATACATATGTACACATGTATTATTCCAACACATTCACATGCCAATCAGTAACTATTTTACAAtatcatttgcatgtttttgtgcaATCTGACAGTTTCATTGCCACCTCTTCAAATAGTTATTCTTTTTCATGAGATCAGGTTGTTTATTCCTACTCtctacaacttttttttaaattctacttTACAAACTTAAGATGgcagttaatatttaatttttagtaataagATTTAGATAAGATTTAGTATTACTGgatgaattattaattttcaatctaatatatttGCAATCATTAACAATCCAGAAGTTAATTTTTTAGGCTATTTACTCTGTCATTTGAACAGTTCTTTATAAATGCATTGTAGCAGCACACATCGGCTTTATTGTTTtgtactgcactttttttttttaaccttattgcACCTTGTTATGTGGCTCTTTGGAATCTTGGATTCTTATTGGTCAATTTTAGCATTCTGTAGTTAAATATGTTTGCAGAATGATGACTAAACTGTATAACTGACCATTGACTCATACAGggaattaagaataaaaaataaataaatagctagtTGTCATATTTCTGGTGGTTCATGCctagtttcacttttttttcacgcACATCCCATCACATCAGGGTTTCATgtcaatttctttctttatttgttaaAAAGTGATCAAAATCCTCTCTGCTTTGTGTCAGGGTCCTGATTGCCCTTTCAGGGATTATTTGGCCTCACAGACTGTTCATTATTCCTTACATAAGTAGTGCTACACTTTATTTATTGTCTACTTTGTGTTTTATATGCACAGGGTTGTTGTTTGCTGTAGGGTTATGCTGAGTCTTGTGGTGGATCACTGAATGTGTCAGCGTGTTAGAGTTCCTGTTACCGTTTACAGGAACCTCatgaattttagattttttttcaaatattttgcaatatgacACATGGTCATATAGGATATATGAAGTATTGaaagaataataatgaaattattacGCCTAcaaatatattagattttaacaatgtttaatgAATTATTCTTATGTTAACAGAAgggtaacaaacaaacaaaacaagtttttaatcaagtccaaaatataatttaatatgattgAATCAACCTGACTATATTAGGTTTCGCCAATAAATTTAAGTTTatactttttacagtgttgcatATACAGATTTGCAAGCTACAAAGTGTGTGGGACCTTTCAGTGCTGAAGGCCACTTCAGTGTTTGCTATTTATTATCTTTAATTGTGATTTCTGCAGGAAGCAGCAAAAAATGGGGTCTGcaacacacacagtgtgtgtgttcctgtgtttTTTGGTCTCAGGATCATGCTACACTCTCCAGACCGTGGGCTCATGCACGGTCAACAGAGAGATGGTGAGGAAAAACAATATGCAATCTGGTCTCTTTTGTTCCCTGAGCAAGAGCAAGTACTGCTACATCAGGAGTATCCTGTTTGTAGGCACTTGTTTCCTGTTTTTGGTGACAGAGGTTTACCCAGTCTGTTAATGGTTTACATCGTGAGAAAATtaatttcttgtttcttgtttaaaACCGCTAGTGGGTAATCTGAAattctttttttaacctttttaaatctTAACTGAACAGGGCAAATTTCTAGTATGCAAATGcatgttttttcccctttctgaTTCCAGGTGTAAGTAGCATAACCATATACCTCTTTATTCTTTCAGGCTGCATTTGACTGCAGTGGAAAAAGACTTACATCGGTACCAAAGCACATCTGGATGAACGTAACCGAACTGGACCTGTCTGAAAATCTGTTAGATTTAACCCACAGTGACAGCTTCAAGCGCCTGAACCTCTTCAGCCATTTAGTCTCACTGAACCTATCAGGCAACTACCTCCCCCTACTGTTAAAAGATCATCTCTACAGCCTTTCTTCTCTTAAGGTACTTGACCTGAGTAGGTGTAAACTGGCCGCAGTGGAGGCAAATGCACTGACCAGCCTTTCTAGTTTACAGATGCTCTTCCTGGGGGACATTTAGTCGATTGCAGTTAAAGACGTGAGACTGAGTCAGTTTGTGGAACTTAGAGGAGAACAGAATAACAGACAGAAAGTGGAAGACAGAGTAATTATGATCAGAGCATCAAAACACATGGCACATGATGACCACAGTGATGGTATGAATACTTTTAATCTAATCTGCATTAGATTTAGTTCATTGCTTGGATTAGTGACATATACTGTTGGGGTGGAAAggagaaatattttacaattcttGTTTCTATTCCGAAATGTACTctttggtttcatatggatttgaaaaactattatataatttTCAAGACAATTTGTATTTGaatgactttaaaaatgtcatgtggtatagccatcaaataaaaaaagaataaaataatttccttACACCTTAATTGCAAGTTTACACATCttaatcattgtttaaaaaaacatttaaatactgaattattgaattcatgaaatattgttattattatgaactTTTAATTCAGAAGTGACGTGGTCacatatttcctgtttttcttttctttacataaCTCAAAAGTTTGTTATACTGCATATTATTAAGCAGCATATcagtgttaattaattaattaattaatttgttgaaGAAATAATAGGCTACAAAccacttttattgtttttcataaaaaacaagcttaacacatttttgactttgagcccccaaaataataataattcaattaattttacagaaataacattttattttactgaaataaaaagccaGTGCATTGTAATTCAAATCATTGTATGagtgaattgcattttttatgtatgttggACAAAAATTAGATGAGGACCAGGTCTTTCAGCCATTTCTTAGTAACATTAATTTTCTCtggattaattatatttatatggaaAATTGGCTATTTGAGTgccacagcatcatcttttctgaGGTATGGAAATTGACATATACTATAATTTcaatgtcatttgtttttatgGCAGGATATTCTAAGGATGTTAACCGTGGAGCCTTCCTTCGTAAACTATTCACAGTCGGATCAACacctacaaacaatacaattaatGGTCAACACCTTTTTTTCCTCCTGTAATCTAGTGTAGATTATTACCTGTGATTACATCTGAGACTGGCTAACCAGGAGGTTAGTGTGACCCTGCAAACTTTGAGGTGGGATTCTCCACCCAGGGAGGCCCTGGGATTCGTGCAGCTCCACCTCCCAGTGGCATTGAGGAGGATGACGATGGGTTTATTGAAGACAACTATATTCAAGCGGGTGAGAGTGAGAGAGCCACAAGAGCAGCAGTGCtgactgatgatgatgaggaggaggaagagattGAATGTAGTATTGGCTAGCACTATTACATCTAACTTTGTTAAACCTTATTTATAATAACTTGCATTAAGTAGTTATTAACAAACATTCAATACTTCATAATCAGTTATCAAACTAttcattgattaattaattaaaaaaagaatatacagtGGCCCTATTAAGGAATTTCAACacttaagcttaaaaaaaaaaaaaaaaaaaaaaaaaaaactatgtccAAAAAGTTTCTAGGACAACTTTTTTGAAAGCATCTGAAAATATATGAATCAAAGTTGAATGACATTTGAATGTACAATAGGCCACACGAAATAATGATCTGTTCAGCATTTTATACAATGTTtgttgacattaataataatttattatagaataataagttattatagaactttattttaaattataatattattaataattaatttttaaggatttttcCTACCAGaatgtgcatttacatttacttttaattgcattttgt
This region includes:
- the LOC109078361 gene encoding leucine-rich repeat-containing G-protein coupled receptor 4-like: MGSATHTVCVFLCFLVSGSCYTLQTVGSCTVNREMAAFDCSGKRLTSVPKHIWMNVTELDLSENLLDLTHSDSFKRLNLFSHLVSLNLSGNYLPLLLKDHLYSLSSLKVLDLSRCKLAAVEANALTSLSSLQMLFLGDIYIIFSECDPANFEVGFSTQGGPGIRAAPPPSGIEEDDDGFIEDNYIQAGESERATRAAVLTDDDEEEEEIECSIG